Proteins from a single region of Haloarcula laminariae:
- a CDS encoding transcription antitermination protein, which produces MDAADTIAAVEEATATERTRIGSDKALIAATGANLEADAVWATAATREAGVAAALDGWASDAADGDGALASDDIVDAFDRAATAAGERAARIDAAPAGPDALSSHLDTVDGTAERVGAGLVAPALVFDRFYLQVVSFFVNEADEGSADTARELRSWASDLGPARDALAALDEAGRERAQEAAVEAVGVAYEEYASALESMGLDPKPVC; this is translated from the coding sequence ATGGACGCCGCCGATACTATCGCGGCTGTCGAGGAGGCGACGGCGACCGAGCGCACTCGAATCGGCTCGGACAAGGCCCTCATCGCCGCCACGGGTGCGAATCTAGAGGCCGATGCAGTCTGGGCGACCGCGGCGACCCGGGAGGCCGGTGTCGCCGCGGCGCTAGACGGCTGGGCGAGCGACGCCGCCGACGGTGACGGTGCTCTCGCCTCTGACGACATCGTCGACGCGTTCGACCGGGCCGCGACGGCCGCGGGCGAACGGGCGGCCCGCATCGACGCGGCGCCGGCCGGCCCCGACGCGCTCTCGTCGCACCTCGATACCGTCGACGGAACCGCCGAGCGAGTCGGCGCCGGTCTCGTCGCCCCGGCGCTCGTGTTCGACCGGTTCTACCTGCAGGTAGTGAGCTTCTTCGTCAACGAGGCCGACGAGGGCAGCGCCGACACGGCTCGGGAGCTCAGGAGCTGGGCGAGCGACCTCGGGCCGGCGCGGGACGCGCTCGCGGCGCTCGACGAGGCCGGGCGCGAGCGAGCGCAAGAGGCGGCCGTCGAGGCAGTCGGCGTCGCCTACGAGGAGTACGCGAGCGCGCTCGAATCGATGGGGCTTGACCCGAAGCCGGTCTGTTGA
- a CDS encoding ABC transporter ATP-binding protein, with protein sequence MSPPTPAIRTDGLRKRYGDAVAVADLDLSVDRGSVFGFLGPNGAGKTSTIRILTTLTEPTAGSAHVAGQPVSDRGAVVEHIGFLPEEPPLYDELTGREQLEYIAGLRGHDDWDRVESLLERFDLDEDADRRVETYSKGMKQKLGLVQALVHEPDVLFLDEPTSGLDPRAARTVRNTIDEVAAADTTVFLSTHILPVVEELADAVGVLYDGELVAEGSPAELTEGVETGSTLEDVFLEVTSEQPDR encoded by the coding sequence GTGAGCCCTCCAACGCCCGCCATCCGAACGGACGGCCTGCGGAAACGGTACGGCGACGCCGTCGCGGTCGCCGACCTCGACCTCAGCGTCGACCGCGGCAGCGTCTTCGGTTTCCTGGGCCCCAACGGCGCCGGGAAGACCTCCACCATCCGCATCCTGACGACGCTGACCGAGCCGACGGCCGGCAGCGCCCACGTCGCCGGCCAGCCGGTCAGCGACCGGGGCGCAGTGGTCGAACACATCGGCTTTCTCCCCGAGGAACCGCCGCTGTACGACGAACTCACCGGTCGCGAACAGCTGGAGTACATCGCCGGGCTTCGCGGCCACGACGACTGGGACCGGGTCGAGTCGCTCCTGGAGCGGTTCGACCTCGACGAGGACGCCGACCGCCGTGTCGAGACCTACTCCAAGGGGATGAAACAGAAGCTCGGGCTGGTCCAGGCGCTCGTCCACGAGCCCGACGTGCTCTTTCTGGACGAGCCGACCAGCGGGCTCGATCCGCGGGCGGCCCGCACCGTCCGGAACACCATCGACGAGGTCGCGGCCGCCGACACCACCGTGTTCCTCTCGACGCACATCCTCCCGGTCGTCGAGGAGCTGGCTGACGCCGTCGGCGTGCTCTACGACGGCGAACTCGTGGCCGAGGGGTCCCCGGCCGAGCTGACCGAGGGCGTCGAGACCGGCTCGACGCTGGAGGACGTGTTCCTCGAAGTGACGAGCGAACAGCCAGACCGATGA
- a CDS encoding winged helix-turn-helix transcriptional regulator produces MTGQGDSAGARGRGERLRRATAILGKKWHPVVLHTLLADGPLGFSDMKGRIDGISDKVLSDALDDLQEAGLVVRDVVDDKPVRVNYSLTPAGRDLEPVIEGLLEWSRNHPAAGR; encoded by the coding sequence ATGACTGGGCAGGGGGACTCGGCGGGCGCCCGCGGCCGGGGGGAGCGGCTCCGCCGGGCGACCGCGATACTCGGGAAGAAGTGGCACCCGGTGGTGCTTCACACCCTCCTCGCCGACGGGCCCCTCGGGTTCAGCGACATGAAGGGCCGAATCGACGGCATCTCGGACAAGGTCCTATCGGACGCACTGGACGACCTGCAGGAGGCCGGGCTGGTCGTCCGGGACGTGGTCGATGACAAGCCCGTCCGGGTGAACTACTCGCTGACCCCCGCCGGCCGGGACTTGGAACCCGTCATCGAGGGGCTGTTAGAGTGGAGCCGGAACCATCCCGCGGCGGGCCGGTGA
- a CDS encoding RNB domain-containing ribonuclease: MTTEDAQSAAGTAEGQGPVEIDEEMARHLANKREELFEKFGIRDEFPPEVLDEAEERTQDVRAEIRDEIDEREDLREMTTWTTDPIDAQDFDDAISIEERDDEYVLWVHIADVTHYVNPETAMWEEAVERGNTVYLPDYTIHMLPPVLAETVCSLVPNEERLAHTVEMHLDKENLGYEEIDIYKSVIESDARLTYTEAERILDDPDSADDLLEDASVDLAEKTELVWQLADRMHEQRKEEGSLVLNPARDRAHTIIEECMLKANKAVTHELMWNRGVEAMYRVHPQPSPDEWDEALVEIQELDGVSIPGSAWDDPRKAVNATLEDAPGRQLDKIQWAVMKVMPRAKYMNDPFGGHHALNFEIYGHFTSPIRRLSDLINHWIVYSNDVPEDLVALCDRASDRQKDAEQCEREYKKFLEEVGLDASAVNNRGIEVVEEDG, from the coding sequence ATGACTACCGAGGACGCCCAGTCGGCGGCCGGCACCGCCGAGGGGCAAGGTCCCGTGGAAATCGACGAGGAGATGGCCCGCCACCTCGCGAACAAGCGCGAGGAGCTGTTCGAGAAGTTCGGCATCCGCGACGAGTTCCCGCCCGAAGTGCTCGACGAGGCCGAAGAGCGGACACAGGACGTCCGGGCCGAGATACGGGACGAGATTGACGAGCGCGAGGACCTCCGGGAGATGACGACCTGGACGACCGACCCCATCGACGCCCAGGACTTCGACGACGCCATCTCTATCGAGGAGCGCGACGACGAGTACGTCCTCTGGGTCCACATCGCCGACGTGACCCACTACGTCAACCCGGAGACGGCGATGTGGGAAGAGGCGGTCGAGCGGGGCAACACCGTCTACCTCCCGGACTACACCATCCACATGCTGCCGCCCGTCCTCGCCGAGACGGTCTGCTCGCTGGTGCCAAACGAGGAGCGGCTCGCCCACACCGTCGAGATGCACCTCGACAAGGAGAACCTCGGCTACGAGGAGATAGACATCTACAAGTCCGTCATCGAGAGCGACGCCCGGCTCACGTACACGGAGGCCGAGCGCATCCTCGACGACCCGGACAGCGCCGACGACCTGCTCGAAGACGCCAGCGTGGACCTCGCCGAGAAGACCGAGCTCGTCTGGCAGCTGGCCGACCGGATGCACGAACAGCGCAAGGAGGAGGGGTCGCTCGTCCTGAACCCGGCCCGCGACCGCGCCCACACCATCATCGAGGAGTGCATGCTGAAAGCGAACAAGGCGGTCACCCACGAACTGATGTGGAACCGTGGGGTCGAGGCGATGTACCGGGTCCACCCCCAGCCCAGCCCCGACGAGTGGGACGAGGCCCTGGTCGAGATTCAGGAGCTCGACGGCGTCTCGATTCCGGGCTCGGCCTGGGATGACCCGCGCAAGGCCGTCAACGCGACGCTGGAGGACGCCCCCGGGCGGCAGCTCGACAAAATCCAGTGGGCCGTGATGAAGGTGATGCCCCGGGCGAAGTACATGAACGACCCGTTCGGCGGCCACCACGCGCTGAACTTCGAGATATACGGCCACTTCACCTCGCCCATCCGGCGGCTCTCGGACCTCATCAACCACTGGATCGTCTACAGCAACGACGTGCCCGAGGACCTCGTCGCGCTGTGTGACCGCGCCAGCGACCGGCAGAAGGACGCCGAGCAGTGCGAACGCGAGTACAAGAAGTTCCTGGAGGAGGTCGGGCTTGACGCCTCGGCGGTGAACAACCGCGGTATCGAGGTCGTCGAGGAGGACGGATAG
- the hcsS gene encoding halo-CC-star protein HcsS — protein sequence MLLSASEEDVLAAAEALGEELAAMESDASPAEFQTVLLQCNEAISEETGVQYGDVCGAGGSC from the coding sequence GTGCTGTTGAGCGCCTCCGAGGAAGACGTGCTGGCGGCCGCGGAAGCGCTCGGCGAGGAACTGGCCGCGATGGAGTCCGACGCGTCCCCCGCCGAGTTCCAGACGGTACTGCTGCAGTGCAACGAGGCCATCAGCGAGGAGACGGGGGTTCAGTACGGCGACGTCTGCGGTGCCGGCGGCAGCTGTTGA
- the hcsL gene encoding halo-CC-star protein HcsL: MSGLQASEEDVEEQLRTFMETLTDSEIYREFVDASEALDEDSEASALLREFQEKQQRMQRDFDQSLMSELQELQSEMDDNETIQRHREAQEALVELLQETNDVISEQIGREFAQSTGGGCC, encoded by the coding sequence ATGAGCGGACTCCAGGCCAGCGAGGAAGACGTCGAGGAGCAGCTCCGGACGTTCATGGAGACGCTGACCGACTCGGAGATCTATCGGGAGTTCGTCGACGCCAGCGAGGCGCTCGACGAGGACTCGGAGGCGTCGGCGCTGCTCCGGGAGTTCCAGGAAAAGCAACAGCGGATGCAGCGCGACTTCGACCAGTCGCTCATGAGCGAACTCCAGGAGCTCCAGTCGGAGATGGACGACAACGAGACGATTCAGCGCCACCGCGAGGCACAGGAAGCGCTGGTCGAACTCCTCCAGGAGACGAACGACGTGATAAGCGAGCAGATCGGCCGTGAGTTCGCCCAGTCGACGGGAGGTGGGTGCTGTTGA
- the arsA gene encoding arsenical pump-driving ATPase, which yields MSTQTGAREIVEPSSEDTEFVFFSGKGGVGKSTVSCATATWLADNDYETLLVTTDPAPNLSDIFEQDIGHEVTEIADIDNLSAIEIDPDQAAEEYRQETIEPMRELLDDEQLETVEEQLNSPCVEEIAAFDNFVDFMDSPEYDVVVFDTAPTGHTIRLMELPSDWNAELEKGGSTCIGPAASMEDKKAQYERAIDTLQDDAQTTFAFVGKPEDSSLDEIERSASDLGELGIESQLLVVNGYLPESVCEDPFFEGKREDEQAVIERAGTEFDADATATYPLQPGEIAGLDLLSDVGGVIYDGEEATVEVGSATDVDTDQSVDVEALADPESVTEQLTPGDDTRYLFFTGKGGVGKSTVAATSATKLAEAGYETLVVTTDPAAHLEDIFGEPVGHDPTSVSQENLHAARIDQERALEEYREQVLGHVREMYEDKEDTQIDVEAAIANVEEELESPCAEEMAALEKFVSYFGEDGYDVVVFDTAPTGHTLRLLELPSDWKGFMDLGSLTKGAAPAKGDQYDEVIETMQDPERSSFAFVMYPEYTPMMEAYRAAEDLRDQVGIETAFVVANYLLPEEYGDNAFFANRRAQQEKYLTEIKDRFETPMMCAPLRRDEPVGLDELSAFGEEITGLAELKRDEEVVIS from the coding sequence ATGAGTACGCAAACCGGAGCCAGAGAGATAGTCGAGCCGAGCTCCGAGGACACCGAGTTCGTCTTCTTCAGCGGGAAGGGCGGCGTCGGCAAGAGCACCGTCAGCTGTGCCACGGCGACGTGGCTGGCCGACAACGACTACGAGACGCTGCTGGTGACGACCGACCCCGCGCCGAACCTCTCGGACATCTTCGAGCAGGACATCGGCCACGAGGTGACCGAAATCGCCGACATCGACAACCTCTCGGCCATCGAAATCGACCCCGACCAGGCCGCCGAGGAGTACCGCCAGGAGACCATCGAGCCGATGCGGGAGCTGCTCGACGACGAACAGCTCGAGACCGTCGAGGAGCAGCTCAACAGCCCGTGCGTCGAGGAGATAGCGGCCTTCGACAACTTCGTCGACTTCATGGACAGCCCGGAGTACGACGTGGTCGTCTTCGACACCGCCCCGACCGGCCACACCATCCGGCTGATGGAGCTGCCGTCGGACTGGAACGCCGAACTGGAGAAGGGCGGGTCGACCTGTATCGGCCCCGCGGCCTCCATGGAGGACAAGAAGGCCCAGTACGAGCGGGCAATCGACACCTTACAGGACGACGCGCAGACGACCTTCGCCTTCGTCGGCAAGCCCGAGGACTCCTCGCTCGACGAAATCGAACGCAGCGCGTCGGACCTGGGCGAGCTGGGCATCGAGTCGCAGCTGCTCGTCGTCAACGGCTACCTCCCGGAATCGGTCTGTGAGGACCCCTTCTTCGAGGGGAAACGCGAGGACGAGCAGGCGGTCATCGAGCGGGCCGGAACGGAGTTCGACGCCGACGCGACGGCGACCTATCCGCTCCAGCCCGGCGAAATCGCCGGCCTCGACCTGCTGTCGGACGTCGGCGGCGTCATCTACGACGGCGAGGAGGCGACCGTCGAGGTCGGCTCGGCCACCGACGTCGACACCGACCAGTCGGTCGACGTCGAGGCGCTTGCCGACCCCGAGTCGGTCACAGAGCAGTTGACGCCCGGCGACGACACCCGATACCTGTTTTTCACCGGGAAAGGCGGCGTCGGCAAGAGCACCGTCGCCGCGACCTCGGCGACGAAACTCGCCGAGGCGGGCTACGAGACGCTCGTCGTGACGACCGACCCCGCAGCACACCTGGAGGACATCTTCGGCGAACCGGTCGGCCACGACCCCACGTCGGTGAGCCAAGAGAACCTCCACGCGGCCCGCATCGACCAGGAGCGGGCCCTCGAAGAGTACCGCGAGCAGGTCCTGGGCCACGTCCGGGAGATGTACGAGGACAAAGAGGACACCCAAATCGACGTCGAGGCCGCCATCGCCAACGTCGAGGAGGAGCTGGAGTCCCCGTGTGCCGAGGAGATGGCCGCCCTGGAGAAGTTCGTGAGCTACTTCGGGGAGGACGGCTACGACGTCGTCGTCTTCGACACGGCCCCGACGGGCCACACGCTCAGGTTGCTGGAGCTGCCCTCCGACTGGAAGGGGTTCATGGACCTCGGGTCGCTGACGAAGGGGGCCGCGCCGGCGAAGGGCGACCAGTACGACGAGGTCATCGAGACGATGCAGGACCCCGAGCGCAGTTCCTTCGCGTTCGTCATGTACCCCGAATACACGCCGATGATGGAGGCCTATCGCGCGGCCGAGGACCTCAGGGACCAGGTCGGCATCGAGACGGCCTTCGTCGTCGCGAACTACCTGCTGCCCGAGGAGTACGGCGACAACGCCTTCTTCGCCAATCGCCGAGCCCAGCAGGAGAAGTACCTCACCGAGATCAAGGACCGCTTCGAGACGCCGATGATGTGCGCGCCGCTGCGCCGGGACGAGCCGGTCGGGCTCGACGAACTCAGCGCGTTCGGCGAGGAGATAACCGGTCTCGCGGAGCTGAAGCGGGACGAGGAGGTGGTTATCTCATGA
- the arsD gene encoding arsenite efflux transporter metallochaperone ArsD — MTELTLYEEAMCCSTGVCGPDPDDELVEVSAALDQLEDEFDVEVTRANMQHNIDQFLNTQRIYDMVQEDGPSVLPITVVDGDIVAKSEYLGYDELASELSEARTTAQEA; from the coding sequence ATGACTGAACTCACCCTGTACGAAGAAGCGATGTGTTGTTCCACCGGCGTCTGCGGACCGGACCCGGACGACGAACTCGTCGAGGTCAGCGCCGCGCTGGACCAGCTCGAAGACGAGTTCGACGTGGAGGTAACGCGAGCGAACATGCAACACAACATCGACCAGTTCCTGAACACCCAGCGGATCTACGACATGGTCCAGGAGGACGGCCCGTCGGTACTCCCGATCACCGTTGTCGACGGCGACATCGTCGCGAAATCGGAGTATCTCGGCTACGACGAGCTCGCCAGCGAGCTAAGCGAGGCGCGGACGACCGCACAGGAAGCCTAA
- a CDS encoding ArsR/SmtB family transcription factor yields MSSTERLQRYLSDERGGCGDEEVAQRLAELEELDAAAGGPDLDADVGVLSALANETRYKIVRILHVADGELCVCEFSPLLDVSDSAISHALSQLTDAGLLTRRKDGKWRKYRTTARANALLVALDGSRR; encoded by the coding sequence ATGTCATCGACCGAGCGGCTACAGCGGTATCTCTCCGACGAACGAGGCGGCTGTGGGGACGAGGAAGTGGCCCAGCGGCTCGCCGAACTGGAAGAACTCGACGCGGCCGCGGGCGGGCCCGACCTTGACGCGGACGTGGGCGTGCTGTCCGCGCTGGCAAACGAGACGCGGTACAAGATTGTCCGTATCCTGCACGTCGCCGACGGGGAACTCTGTGTCTGTGAGTTCTCGCCGCTGTTGGACGTCAGCGACAGCGCCATCAGCCACGCGCTCTCCCAGCTCACCGACGCCGGGTTGTTGACCCGACGAAAGGACGGGAAGTGGCGGAAGTACCGGACGACCGCCCGGGCGAACGCGCTGCTCGTCGCACTCGACGGCTCCCGACGCTGA
- a CDS encoding low molecular weight phosphatase family protein, whose product MSADSKTTFGFVCVQNAGRSQMSTAFAERERERRGLEDSVEILTGGTRPADHVHDEVITVMRELDIDLSDRTPREVSTEELESCDVVATMGCSTLELDASSVDVRDWALDDPDGQDMERVREIRDDIAERVSALFDEFYPDS is encoded by the coding sequence ATGTCTGCCGACTCGAAAACCACGTTCGGATTCGTCTGTGTACAGAACGCCGGCCGGAGCCAGATGTCGACGGCCTTCGCCGAGCGCGAACGGGAGCGGCGCGGTCTCGAAGACAGCGTCGAGATACTCACCGGCGGCACACGGCCGGCCGACCACGTCCACGATGAGGTAATCACCGTCATGCGGGAACTCGATATCGACCTCTCGGACCGGACGCCCCGCGAGGTTTCGACCGAGGAACTCGAATCCTGTGACGTGGTCGCCACGATGGGCTGTTCGACCCTGGAACTCGACGCGAGCAGCGTCGACGTCCGCGACTGGGCGCTGGACGACCCCGACGGGCAGGACATGGAGCGAGTCCGCGAGATTCGGGACGACATCGCCGAACGCGTCTCGGCCCTCTTCGACGAGTTCTACCCCGACAGCTGA
- a CDS encoding DUF7562 family protein, translating to MFGSRHDGETVTCIACGEECARSDAREYDKHGDRWDRQDKSFEYLCKGCFTETCRQPRDGLEATLAAADAGETDRETFLRQFHELSDDRQ from the coding sequence ATGTTCGGGTCCCGGCACGACGGGGAGACGGTGACCTGCATCGCCTGCGGGGAGGAGTGTGCCCGGTCGGACGCCCGCGAGTACGACAAGCACGGCGACCGCTGGGACCGACAGGACAAGTCCTTCGAGTATCTCTGCAAGGGGTGTTTCACGGAGACCTGCCGCCAGCCGCGGGACGGGCTGGAAGCGACGCTGGCGGCGGCCGATGCCGGCGAGACCGACCGCGAGACCTTCCTGCGGCAGTTCCACGAGCTCTCGGACGACCGGCAGTAA
- a CDS encoding bacterio-opsin activator domain-containing protein, which produces MQPPQTLVHSTLDTLPINIAVLDDEGTILFTNRAWREFASADEGEMRGINYFGTTDVDADEYAGQAVEGIEAVIAGERELFTLEYPCHSPDEKQWFLMRVAPLPPEEEGSAVVAHIDITQRKLAELAAERRSEKLRAERSNLQHLVDRVEGLITAVMDDVMNADSRAAIQGTVVDRLATVDSYRFAWVGEFDLRDETVRPAALSADRETEMAVPVEADDPVALAARTEEIQVTDDFGPDHAALAGADVESLAAVPLVAGESLYGVLTVYADSTDAFDPRERPVLGAVGQAVATAIDATETSRLLTADNVTELELQIQDEDVFFVSLARELGCRLEYGGSVAGDEETVMFFLVESDDPSTVCAAAADHPGVSAVTHVSTAESTALFEFTVSDPPVVSLLADRGAETRDIVVTPENARFTVTLPSTTETRSIVERVRDHYPGTDLLSVRERDEPPVSRQAFLGDLEEHLTNRQLTALRKGYLGGFFDWPRDVSGEELAESMGICPSTFHQHLRAGERKLLEAIFETW; this is translated from the coding sequence ATGCAACCACCTCAGACGCTCGTTCACTCGACGCTCGACACGCTCCCTATCAACATCGCCGTCCTCGACGACGAGGGGACGATTCTCTTTACGAACCGCGCCTGGCGGGAGTTCGCTAGCGCCGACGAGGGCGAGATGCGGGGGATAAACTACTTCGGCACCACCGACGTCGACGCCGACGAGTACGCCGGCCAGGCGGTCGAGGGCATCGAGGCCGTCATCGCCGGCGAGCGGGAGCTTTTCACCCTCGAATACCCCTGTCACTCACCCGACGAGAAACAGTGGTTCCTGATGCGCGTCGCGCCGCTGCCCCCCGAGGAGGAGGGCAGCGCCGTCGTCGCCCACATCGACATCACACAGCGGAAGCTAGCGGAGCTGGCCGCCGAACGCCGAAGCGAGAAGCTCAGGGCCGAGCGGTCGAACCTCCAGCACCTCGTCGACCGCGTCGAGGGGCTCATCACCGCCGTGATGGACGACGTGATGAACGCGGACTCGCGGGCCGCCATCCAGGGGACGGTCGTCGACCGGCTCGCGACCGTCGACTCCTACCGGTTCGCCTGGGTCGGGGAGTTCGACCTGCGGGACGAGACGGTGCGGCCGGCGGCGTTGTCGGCCGACCGCGAGACGGAGATGGCCGTTCCGGTCGAGGCCGACGACCCGGTCGCGCTGGCGGCGCGGACCGAGGAGATACAGGTCACCGACGACTTCGGCCCGGACCACGCCGCGCTGGCCGGCGCCGACGTCGAGAGCCTCGCGGCGGTGCCCCTGGTCGCCGGCGAGTCGCTCTACGGCGTCCTGACGGTGTACGCCGACAGCACCGACGCCTTCGACCCCCGGGAGCGACCCGTGCTGGGCGCCGTCGGGCAGGCCGTCGCCACCGCTATCGACGCCACCGAGACCAGCCGGCTGCTGACCGCCGACAACGTCACCGAACTCGAACTCCAGATTCAGGACGAGGACGTCTTCTTCGTCTCGCTGGCCCGCGAACTGGGCTGTCGGCTGGAGTACGGCGGGAGCGTCGCCGGCGACGAGGAGACGGTGATGTTCTTCCTGGTCGAGAGCGACGACCCCTCGACGGTGTGTGCCGCCGCCGCCGACCACCCGGGGGTCAGCGCCGTCACCCACGTCTCGACCGCCGAGTCGACCGCCCTGTTCGAGTTTACCGTCTCGGACCCGCCGGTCGTCTCGCTGCTCGCCGACCGCGGGGCCGAGACGCGCGACATCGTGGTCACGCCCGAAAACGCCCGCTTTACCGTCACGCTCCCCTCGACCACGGAGACCCGAAGCATCGTCGAACGGGTGCGGGACCACTACCCGGGGACCGACCTCCTCTCGGTCCGGGAGCGCGACGAGCCGCCGGTCTCCCGCCAGGCGTTCCTCGGCGACCTCGAGGAGCACCTGACGAACCGACAGCTCACGGCGCTCCGGAAGGGGTATCTCGGCGGGTTCTTCGACTGGCCGCGGGACGTCTCCGGGGAGGAGCTGGCCGAGTCGATGGGTATCTGTCCCTCTACTTTCCATCAGCATCTCCGGGCCGGCGAGCGGAAGCTGCTCGAAGCCATCTTCGAGACCTGGTGA
- a CDS encoding phytoene/squalene synthase family protein, with product MQSDNIRTSKSIQQQTGRTFHLATRLLPERIRHPTYVMYAFFRVADDVVDQPDGPAPTVQHERLEGIRETALGNRDPDEMPDGEVLSAFQELRAAHDIPDEEVNVFVDAMEMDIDQARYDTFEDLREYMRGSAVAVGNMMTMVMDPPEAETALPHAQALAEAFQLSNFLRDVREDIRDYGRVYLPQETLERHGVTEEQLAAAEVDDGFRAVMQEELARTEDLYREGVAGIRYLPDDCQFAVLLSAVLYAEHHRLIRSRGYDVLTETPELTRRRRLWLLAKTWWHWRRNGDPEATFYAVSAVSERGSGTTQTGRTSHGQPTWRG from the coding sequence ATGCAATCTGACAATATCCGAACCAGCAAGTCGATTCAACAGCAGACCGGTCGGACGTTCCATCTCGCGACCCGCCTCCTCCCCGAGCGGATTCGCCACCCGACGTACGTGATGTACGCCTTCTTCCGGGTCGCCGACGACGTCGTCGACCAGCCCGACGGGCCGGCGCCGACCGTCCAGCACGAGCGCCTGGAGGGAATTCGGGAGACCGCGCTCGGCAACCGCGACCCCGACGAAATGCCGGATGGCGAGGTGCTCTCGGCGTTTCAGGAGCTCCGAGCGGCCCACGACATCCCGGACGAAGAAGTGAACGTCTTCGTCGACGCGATGGAGATGGACATCGACCAGGCCCGCTACGACACCTTCGAGGACCTCCGAGAGTACATGCGCGGCTCCGCCGTCGCCGTGGGGAACATGATGACGATGGTGATGGACCCCCCCGAGGCAGAGACCGCGCTCCCCCACGCCCAGGCCCTGGCCGAGGCGTTCCAGCTCTCGAATTTTCTCCGCGACGTCCGCGAGGACATCCGCGACTACGGTCGGGTGTACCTCCCCCAGGAGACCCTGGAACGCCACGGCGTCACCGAGGAGCAACTGGCGGCGGCCGAGGTCGACGACGGCTTCCGCGCGGTGATGCAGGAGGAGCTGGCCCGGACCGAGGACCTGTACCGGGAGGGCGTCGCCGGCATCCGCTATCTCCCCGACGACTGCCAGTTCGCCGTCCTGCTGTCGGCGGTGCTGTACGCCGAACACCACCGGCTCATCCGCTCGCGGGGGTACGACGTGCTCACCGAGACGCCGGAGCTGACCCGGCGCCGCCGGCTCTGGCTGCTCGCGAAGACCTGGTGGCACTGGCGGCGCAACGGCGACCCCGAAGCGACGTTCTACGCCGTCAGCGCCGTCTCGGAGCGCGGCTCCGGGACCACACAGACCGGCCGGACCAGTCACGGCCAGCCCACGTGGCGGGGCTGA
- a CDS encoding lycopene cyclase domain-containing protein, with protein MTAGIDYLVFHAVALLPVVAALALLARYRLGARGDVLAGTLVLSGLALVYTTPWDSYLITRGVWWYGDGAVLVRFGAVPLGEYLFFVLQPLLVALWTARFPVETARPLSVPLPERALGLAAAGAVAAAGLALLGADSGLYLGSLLVWSAPILGIQWAFGWPFLVTEWRTVLAGTLVPTLYLWVVDRAAIEVGLWTLSERYTTGVAVPLLGLPIEEAVFFLLTSLFVVQGLVLYVWLVARVRAAGHRGLNPLSTLSGGR; from the coding sequence ATGACCGCCGGCATCGACTACCTCGTCTTTCACGCCGTGGCGCTCCTCCCCGTCGTCGCCGCGCTGGCGCTGCTGGCCCGCTACCGCCTCGGGGCCCGGGGCGACGTGCTCGCGGGGACGCTGGTGCTCTCCGGGCTGGCGCTGGTGTACACGACGCCCTGGGACAGCTATCTCATCACGCGTGGCGTCTGGTGGTACGGCGACGGCGCGGTCCTCGTGCGGTTTGGCGCCGTCCCGCTGGGCGAGTATCTGTTCTTCGTCCTCCAGCCGCTGCTGGTCGCGCTGTGGACCGCCCGGTTTCCGGTCGAGACGGCGCGGCCGCTGTCGGTGCCCCTGCCCGAGCGGGCCCTGGGGCTGGCCGCCGCCGGCGCGGTCGCCGCCGCGGGACTGGCACTCCTCGGTGCGGACAGCGGCCTGTACCTCGGTTCGCTGCTGGTGTGGAGCGCCCCAATCCTGGGCATCCAGTGGGCATTCGGCTGGCCGTTTCTGGTTACGGAGTGGCGTACCGTCCTGGCCGGGACGCTCGTGCCGACGCTGTATCTCTGGGTGGTCGACCGGGCCGCCATCGAGGTCGGGCTCTGGACGCTGTCGGAGCGCTACACCACGGGCGTCGCCGTCCCGCTGCTGGGGCTCCCGATAGAGGAAGCCGTCTTCTTCCTGCTGACCTCGCTGTTCGTCGTCCAGGGGCTCGTGTTGTACGTCTGGCTCGTCGCCAGGGTGCGGGCGGCCGGACACCGCGGACTGAACCCCCTCTCGACGCTGTCGGGAGGGCGGTGA